A part of Capsicum annuum cultivar UCD-10X-F1 chromosome 6, UCD10Xv1.1, whole genome shotgun sequence genomic DNA contains:
- the LOC107875152 gene encoding transcription factor DIVARICATA-like yields MREVKSYYIAFFKNVEMENSPENNDVFVVSDDDGHDQQHHLVQQEDNHRPCRRRGTPWTKNEHQLFLMGLNRFKRGDWKSISRYYVVSKTPTQVASHAQKYFSRQDSKTPVERRRPSINDIQTVNLNLKTAPITTMGATYLINNNRFAYNNNHQAASSSIHFHHPSYTFSGPTFSNNFNENFEISHLGETSGSNSSVMGKNNNNNNFNNLNRPVSPRPFLSTYLSSIRTNDPQV; encoded by the exons ATGCGGGAAGTAAAAAGTTACTACATAGCTTTTTTCAAAAACGTTGAAATGGAGAATTCTCCAGAGAACAATGATGTGTTCGTTGTTTCTGATGATGATGGTCATGATCAACAACATCACCTAGTGCAACAGGAAGATAATCATCGTCCATGTCGTCGTCGGGGAACTCCATGGACTAAAAACGAACACCA GTTGTTTCTTATGGGACTTAACAGATTTAAAAGAGGAGATTGGAAGAGCATTTCAAGATACTATGTTGTTTCAAAGACACCGACACAAGTGGCCAGTCATGCTCAAAAGTACTTCTCTCGTCAGGATAGTAAGACTCCGGTAGAGCGTCGTCGCCCCAGCATCAATGACATTCAAACTGTCAATCTTAATCTCAAAACAGCGCCAATAACAACTATGGGAGCTACTTATCTGATCAATAATAACAgatttgcttataacaataatCATCAAGCCGCTTCTTCATCAATACATTTTCACCATCCTAGTTACACCTTTAGTGGTCCAACATTTAGCAATAACttcaatgaaaattttgaaatatctcATTTGGGTGAAACATCTGGCAGCAACTCATCTGTTATGgggaaaaacaacaacaacaataacttcaacaatCTAAATAGGCCAGTGTCTCCTCGCCCATTTCTTTCGACATACTTGTCTTCAATTAGGACGAATGACCCCCAAGTTTAA